DNA from Mesorhizobium loti R88b:
ATGGCCTTGTCGCCGGGTATTTCAGCTCCAGCTTGACAAAGAGACAGCACAGGGCGCACTTCGCGATAGCCCATCGGGGGCTTTGGGGGACATCGATGAAAAAGACTTATGAAAAGCCGACGCTCAGCAAGCGCCAGCAGCTTTCCCGCGTGACGGCGCTGATAATCTCCTCCGGGAGATGACACGCAAACAGCCTTCGACGCGACCATCAAACCCGCCGTCGCAAGATGGCGGGTTTTTTCTGCCCTTTTGACTTGCCCTGCTCAAGCTCTTGGTCTTGACGCAATTCCCAAGGGGAAACGTTTCACACTTTTCCTAGAGCAGTTCACCGTTTCACGGAAACGGCGAACCGCTCTAACTCTTTGTTTTGACGCAATTCCGAACGGAAAACCGCTACACACTTTTCCTGGAATTGCTCTAGCATCGCTCTTACGCCTCACATCGCCTCGGAATCGAAGAGCAGCATCGTCACATCTTGGTCGGGCGCGTATTTGCGCCGGTCGGTGGCGCAGGCCTTGCCGACCTCGCTGGCGAAGGCCGCACGAATGGCCTCCAGGCTGTCGAAATAGAGGGTCGCCACGAGGTAGGGCGTCTCGCCCTGCAAGAGGTTCACGATCGGCCGCTTGCTGACATCGTAGCGCCGCAGACCCGGAAGCTGT
Protein-coding regions in this window:
- a CDS encoding EthD family reductase, which produces MAKMLVIYKTPADPAAFDRHYFDIHLPLAKQLPGLRRYDVSKRPIVNLLQGETPYLVATLYFDSLEAIRAAFASEVGKACATDRRKYAPDQDVTMLLFDSEAM